The following is a genomic window from Micromonospora cathayae.
GTCACCGGCTACGCCGAGGTCACCGGGTACGGGATCACCACCGACGCGCACCACCCCACCGCGCCCCGCCCGGACGGGGCCGGGGCCGCCGCGAGCATGCGCCGCGCCCTCGCCGACGGTGGCGTCGACCCGGCGGACGTCGGCTACGTCAACGCCCACGGCACCAGCACCAAACTCGGCGACATCGCCGAAACCACCGCCCTGACCAGAGTCTTCGGTACCGGGGCGGTGCCGGTCAGCTCCACCAAGGGACTCACCGGGCACCTGCTCGGCGCGTCCGGGGCGCTGGAGGCGGCGGTCACCGCGCTGGCCCTCGGGCGGGGACTGCTGCCGCCCACGTACCACCTCGACGACCCGGACCCGGACTGCCCCGCCGACCACGTCCGGGCCGCGCCCCGCCCGGCCCGGCCGGCGTACGCGCTGTCCAACTCGTTCGGGTTCGGCGGGCAGAACGTCAGCCTGCTGTTCGGCCGGGCCGCCGGACCGGGGAGGTGAACCGGCACCACCCGGGCACGACGCCCGGCCCAAACCACACGGGGGGATCTGTGGAGAGGCTGAAAAAGATGGAAATCCGCGGAATTGATCACATTGAGATGTTCGTAGGGGACGCCCGGCAGGCCGCCTTCTACTTCGGTACGGCGGTCGGCTTCCACCTCGGCGGCCAGGGCGGCCCGGAGACCGGCCTGACCGACCAGCGGTCCCTGCTGCTGCGCCAGGGCGCCATCCGGATGGTGCTCACCTCCGGACTGACCGCCGACCACGACGCGTCGACCTACGTGCAACGGCACGGCGACGGGATCGCCGTGGTGGCCCTCGAGGTCGACGACACCGCCGGGGCGTACGCCGAACTGGTCGGCCGGGGCGCGACGCCGCTGGCCCCGCCGCGTACCCTCACCGGCCCGGACGCCGAGGTGGTCGTCGCCGAGGTCGGCGGCTTCGGGGACGTGCGGCACCGGCTGGTGCAGCGCCGCGGCGACCGGGACGACTTCCTGCCCGGCGCGGTGGAGATGCTGCCCACCCCGCCCGGGGTGACCGCCGGCCCGCTCACCGACATCGACCACCTGGCGATCTGCGTGCCACCCGGTCAGCTGGACCGCACCGTCGCGCACTACCGGCAGGTGTTCGGGTTCGACCAGATCTTCACCGAGTACATCGAGGTGGCCGGGCAGGCGATGAACTCCACCGTGGTGCAGAGCCCGTCCGGGCGGGTCACCCTGGTGGTGCTGGAGCCGGACACCAGCCACCGGCCCGGACAGATCGACACCTTCCTCGCCCAGCACGCCGGGGCCGGGGTGCAGCACCTGGCGCTGAACACCGACGACATCGTCACCGCCGTCGAGGCGCTACGCGACCGGGGCGTCCGCTTCGCCTTCACCCCCGGCAGCTACTACGACGCCATCGAGGACCGGGTCGGTCGGCTCGACGCCCCGGTCGACAAGCTGCGCGAGCTGGGGGTGCTGGTCGACCGCGACCACGCCGGACAACTACTCCAGATCTTCACCGAGTCGATGCACGTACGCCGGACGCTCTTCCTGGAGCTGATCGAGCGCCGCGGGGCGCTCACCTTCGGCAGCGGCAACATCAAGGCGCTCTACGAGGCGAAGG
Proteins encoded in this region:
- the hppD gene encoding 4-hydroxyphenylpyruvate dioxygenase, with translation MEIRGIDHIEMFVGDARQAAFYFGTAVGFHLGGQGGPETGLTDQRSLLLRQGAIRMVLTSGLTADHDASTYVQRHGDGIAVVALEVDDTAGAYAELVGRGATPLAPPRTLTGPDAEVVVAEVGGFGDVRHRLVQRRGDRDDFLPGAVEMLPTPPGVTAGPLTDIDHLAICVPPGQLDRTVAHYRQVFGFDQIFTEYIEVAGQAMNSTVVQSPSGRVTLVVLEPDTSHRPGQIDTFLAQHAGAGVQHLALNTDDIVTAVEALRDRGVRFAFTPGSYYDAIEDRVGRLDAPVDKLRELGVLVDRDHAGQLLQIFTESMHVRRTLFLELIERRGALTFGSGNIKALYEAKERELAATAAAQQKVGA